In a genomic window of Salegentibacter salegens:
- a CDS encoding 3-deoxy-D-manno-octulosonic acid transferase has translation MKPLYNLVTKIAEKALPLAGRFNPKLKLFIEGRKSVFAKLEAEIDPASDYLWFHAASLGEFEQALPIIEEVKNEFSKYKILITFFSPSGYENKKNHPLADVITYLPLDTPNNAKRFLELVNPKIAFFIKYEIWPNFLTELNKRNIKSILVSGAFRENQVYFKAYGGFMRKALSNFDHFFVQNEASMNLLQSIGLNNITLSGDTRFDRVSRQIQYNNTLNFAEEFINNKTCLVAGSTWPEDEEILFPFINKTSAEIKIIIAPHEIKEEKIKALEQKIKKRSIRYSNIENQDLANFDVLILDTIGLLGKVYSYANIAYVGGAAGNTGLHNILEPATFGIPIIIGENYKNFPEAIRLRQLAGLFSVENSLEFSEVTEKLIANKKYREKTGMISGHFINSNTGATKTVIKYLRSLPGFS, from the coding sequence TTGAAACCACTTTACAACTTAGTCACAAAAATTGCCGAAAAAGCATTACCGTTGGCCGGCAGGTTTAATCCTAAACTCAAACTATTCATCGAAGGCCGTAAATCGGTTTTCGCTAAACTGGAGGCAGAAATAGATCCTGCTTCAGATTATCTTTGGTTTCACGCTGCTTCTTTAGGGGAGTTTGAACAAGCTTTACCCATTATTGAAGAGGTAAAAAATGAATTTTCGAAGTATAAGATTCTCATCACTTTTTTTTCACCTTCGGGATATGAAAACAAGAAAAATCACCCGCTGGCTGATGTGATTACCTATCTTCCGTTAGATACCCCAAATAATGCAAAACGATTCCTTGAGCTTGTGAATCCGAAAATTGCTTTCTTTATTAAATATGAAATCTGGCCCAATTTCTTAACCGAATTAAATAAACGAAACATTAAAAGTATATTGGTCTCTGGTGCCTTTAGAGAAAACCAGGTCTATTTTAAAGCTTACGGAGGTTTTATGCGGAAAGCGCTTTCAAATTTTGATCACTTTTTTGTTCAAAATGAAGCTTCAATGAATTTACTTCAATCTATTGGTTTGAATAACATCACCCTAAGTGGCGATACGCGCTTTGATCGTGTTTCAAGACAAATTCAGTATAACAATACACTTAATTTTGCTGAAGAGTTTATAAATAACAAAACCTGTCTGGTAGCTGGAAGTACCTGGCCCGAAGATGAAGAAATTTTGTTTCCATTTATTAATAAAACTTCCGCAGAAATCAAGATAATAATTGCTCCTCATGAGATTAAAGAAGAGAAAATAAAGGCGCTGGAACAAAAAATCAAAAAGAGATCTATTCGATATTCAAATATAGAAAACCAAGATCTGGCTAATTTCGATGTATTAATCTTAGACACCATAGGTTTGCTGGGCAAAGTTTACAGTTATGCCAATATTGCCTATGTAGGCGGTGCCGCCGGTAATACCGGACTTCATAACATTCTGGAACCTGCTACTTTTGGAATTCCGATTATTATTGGTGAAAATTATAAGAACTTTCCAGAAGCTATTCGGCTAAGACAACTTGCTGGTTTATTTTCGGTAGAAAACTCTTTAGAATTTAGTGAGGTGACAGAAAAACTTATTGCCAATAAAAAATACAGAGAGAAAACCGGGATGATTTCCGGTCACTTTATCAACAGTAATACCGGTGCTACCAAAACTGTAATTAAATACCTAAGGAGCTTACCCGGGTTTAGCTAA
- a CDS encoding DegT/DnrJ/EryC1/StrS family aminotransferase — protein sequence MKKIQMVDLKGQYEGIKDQVNTSFQEVIENAAFINGPEVQQFQKDLEDYLQVKHVIPCANGTDALQIAMMGLGLKPGDEVITADFTFAATVEVIALLQLTPVLVDVEPDTFNIDPEAIKKAITPKTKAIVPVHLFGQPANMDAIMEIAEEHNLYVIEDNAQAIGGNYHSKNGKTQKTGAIGHIGATSFFPSKNLGCYGDGGAIFTNDDEMAHTIRGIVNHGMYERYHHDVVGVNSRLDSLQAAVLRAKLPKLDSYNEARKKSAVKYSEALKGQEDVITPVLLGKEDTHVYHQYTLKIINGKRDALAKHLQEKGIPFGIYYPIPLHKQKAYVDSRYNEADFPVTNHLVQEVLSLPMHTELDDEQIEYISKTILDF from the coding sequence ATGAAAAAGATACAAATGGTTGATCTTAAGGGTCAATATGAGGGCATAAAAGATCAGGTGAATACTTCTTTTCAGGAAGTTATAGAAAATGCAGCATTTATTAACGGTCCTGAAGTTCAGCAATTTCAGAAAGATTTAGAAGATTATCTTCAGGTTAAACACGTAATACCCTGTGCGAACGGTACCGATGCGCTGCAAATAGCAATGATGGGTCTTGGTTTAAAACCGGGAGACGAAGTAATTACTGCCGATTTCACTTTTGCGGCTACGGTTGAGGTTATAGCGCTTCTTCAGCTTACTCCAGTGTTGGTAGATGTAGAACCCGATACCTTTAATATAGATCCCGAAGCCATAAAAAAAGCGATTACCCCAAAAACAAAAGCCATTGTTCCTGTTCATCTTTTTGGCCAGCCGGCAAATATGGATGCGATTATGGAAATTGCCGAAGAACATAATCTCTATGTGATTGAAGATAATGCGCAAGCTATTGGTGGAAACTACCATTCTAAAAATGGCAAAACTCAAAAAACGGGAGCTATTGGCCATATTGGTGCTACTTCGTTTTTTCCTTCTAAAAACTTAGGGTGCTACGGCGATGGTGGTGCGATTTTCACCAATGATGATGAAATGGCGCATACTATTCGTGGCATTGTGAACCACGGAATGTACGAGCGTTATCATCACGATGTGGTGGGTGTGAATTCCCGATTGGATAGTTTGCAAGCGGCAGTTTTACGAGCAAAACTTCCAAAATTAGATTCTTATAATGAAGCCAGAAAGAAATCGGCGGTTAAGTATTCTGAAGCTTTGAAAGGGCAGGAAGATGTAATTACACCGGTGCTTCTTGGCAAGGAAGATACACACGTTTATCACCAATATACACTGAAAATTATAAACGGAAAACGTGACGCCCTGGCCAAACATCTTCAGGAAAAAGGAATTCCTTTCGGGATTTATTATCCTATTCCACTACACAAGCAAAAAGCTTATGTAGATTCAAGATATAACGAAGCCGATTTCCCGGTGACCAATCATTTGGTTCAGGAAGTACTTTCCTTACCAATGCATACCGAATTGGATGATGAGCAAATTGAGTATATTTCAAAAACTATTTTAGATTTTTGA